A window of Halopelagius inordinatus genomic DNA:
TGCGGAGGGAACGCTCGTCAACCACTCCGAGAAGCGTCTGAAACTCGCCGACATCGACGGCTCCGTCCGCGCCGCCGAACGCGCGGGACTCGAAACCTGCGTCTGTGCGAACAACCCGGCGCAGATAGGTGCCGCCGCGGCCCTCGGCCCCGACGCCGTCGCCGTCGAACCGCCGGAACTCATCGGCGGCGACGTCTCCGTCTCCTCTGCGGACCCGGACATCGTCGAGGACGCCGTCGCCGCGGCCGGACACGTCGACGAAGACGTCGAGGTGTTCTGCGGCGCGGGCATCTCCTCCGGCGACGACGTGGACGCCGCCGGTGACCTCGGTGCGACCGGTATCCTACTCGCCTCGGGCGTCGCGAAGGCCGACGACCCACGCGCGGCCCTCGAAGACCTGGTCGAACCGCTGTAGACGGACATCGACCGCTCTCGGTCTCTCCGCCCCGTTTCGGAGCGAACGGAGATTCCGGTGCGGTGCGACGCGAATTATACAACGGATACAACACGAGAACAGAACGTCTGACGTAGCCTTATATCCCGATAGATGTACTGGCTGTAGTATGTCAACAGTCGACAGTTCGTCGACATCCGCGGCCGATGGAGAGACATCGGTGAGTTTCGCAGTCGTCGAGGCGGTCAGCGCCGCGGTCGAAACGCCACCGCTCGAACTTCCGCCGTTGGCCCGTGCGATCGACCCCGACGCTCTGAACGCGCTCTTTACGGACTCTCGACCGGGTAGTCAGGTAGAGTTCCGGTACGCGGGATGCGTCGTGACCGTCCGATCGGACCGGACGGTTACCGTCTCGGCCGACGACTGAACGACCGAATGGCCGCGGTCAGTCGTCCGCCTCGGCGTCGGCGGCGTCGCTCTCCTCGCCGTCCTCCGCCGCGGCGACGAACGACCGTTCGACGGCGGTGACGACGTCGCGGAGTTCCTCGTCGTCCAACCGGTCGGCGAACTCCTCTCGGACGAGGTCCGGAAGCGCGTAGGCGTAGCGTCCGCGACCGACGTGTTCGACGAACCCGGCGCGTCGGAGGGGACCGTTCCGACCGTACGCGAGGTGTTTGTTGCCCACCTGCCCGGCGGCGACGTGGGCGTCCACCGGGTCGCAGGCGTCGGCCTCTCGGTAGAACGCGAGCATCCGGCGGGAGACGGGATGCATCGAACGCACGACGCTTCGGAGACGGTCGATAACGTCCTGTCGGCCGGTCAGGCCCGCGAGGTTCTCGTGGGCTCGTTCGGGGTCGACGTCGCCGGAGGCGGTCTGGCGGGCCGACGAACGCGGTTCGTCGCCGCCGAACTCGGTCTCGGAGTCGCCGCCCGCCGTCGCGTCGAGTCCGGGATAGGCACCGGCGGCCGCGGACGCGACGACGTCGTCTTCGACCGCCTCGGCGTCCGAGGCGTCCGGTTCTTCGTCTACCGACTCCGCATCCGTCGCCTCCGTCGAGTCGTCCGATCCCTCGTACTCACCGAGTGCGGCCTGGTGGTCCGTCGGTCGGTTCAGATTCCGACCCTCGCCGCCGCGGTACGGCGCTTCCGCCTTCTGGAACATCGCCTGCGCGAACTGGTCGGCCATGTTCGAGAGGTCCCGGGCCTCTTCGAGTTCCCGTTCGAGTTCGCGAATCCTCGCTTCCTTCTTCTCTATCTCTTTTTCGAGGTCCGCGAGTCTGCTCTCTCGGCGCGCCTTCTCGTCCGAGATGTGTTCGAGTTCCGAGACGAGGTCGCCGTCGACGGACTTCAGGTCGGGTCGTTCGAAGTCGTCGAGTCCGGGCGTCGCCCCGGCGTCGAACGTCCGCTTTTTCCGGAACTGGACGCGGCGGATGGTCTCGGACCAGTCCGTCACGAGAAAACCCTCGCCGTTGCCCATCTCCTCTATCGCGTCGGCGTACTCCGAGCCCAAGATTCGCCCGACGACTTTCGTGTCGTTTTGCCACGTCAGTCGGTGCCACACGAGCCAGTCGCACTGGGTGATAAAGTCCTTCTTGACGTCGGCGGGCCGTTGACTGATTCCGACGATGCCGAGGCCGTGTTTGCGGCCCCGCTTGCCTATCTTGATGAGCATCTTCCCCGCTTCGTCCATCCCTCCGCCCTCGGGGATGTACTCGTGGCACTCCTCTACGAGCATCAAGAACGGCTTTTTCAGCTTCTTCTCTTTCGCAAAGAGGTTCTTCGCAACCTCGGTGACGAGTTCCTTGCCGTCGCTCTCGTCGAGGTAGCCCGACACGTCGAGGATGATAGGGACGTTCTGTTCGAGCGCCAACGCCGCTATCTTCTCGGCGTGTTCGGCGCTCACTTGGATGTCGCACTCGTCGTCCGCGCCGGCGTGGAGCAACTCGAACTGCTCTTTGAGACCGTAGTACTCCCCGTCCGTGTCCACGATGAGCACGGGGAAGTTGTTCGACAGCAGTTTCTCTATCATCACCGACGCGGTGTTCGACTTCCCGGACCCGGACTTTCCGGTCACGAACCCGCGGCCCGTGAGGATGTCCACGACCGGGAGATCGACCTCGGTTCCCGGTTCGGCGTCCCCCTTGCCGCCGGGGCCCTCGCTTATGTCCGCGACGGTGATGGTCTCGGTATCCTCCGTCATCTACCGACGCGTCACCGTCGCGCCTCATAGTTCCTCCCTTCCCGTCTGCCGCCCGTCAGACGCGCCGGGGCGCTACTCGAACCGACCCAACGACGCCTGTCCGTCGCGCGAGTCCGCCTCCGCCGCGCCGTCTGCGTCCTCGCCCCCGTCCGCGTTCGCGTCGCCGTCCGCCTCGGCGTCGAAGTCGGTCAGCGTCGGCGGCGATTCGGCCGAGTCGTCGAACTCCGTTCGGTCTTTCTCCGTGCCGGTCGAACGTTCGCCGTCCGACGCCGACTCCGCCGCGGCAGACTCCCACCCGTCGAGACTCGACTGGTCCGCGTCGGTAAACGAGAGGTTCGAGACGCGGACGCCCACTTTCCGCGCGGCGTCGTCTTCGAACTCCGAGAGCAAGTCGAACGCGACGTCCTCGACGAGTGCCGGTTCGTCCACCGGCCCCGAGAGCGACCGTTCGCGCGTGTTCACGTCGTACGGCGGGACGATTACCTTGATGCCGATGGTGCGGTACATCGCGCCGCGGTTCCGGGCGCGTTCGGCCACGTCCGCCGCGAGAGCCGACACCACCTCGCGTTTCTTCTCGTCGTCCGCCGTCGCCTCGGCGAACGCGGACTCCCGCGAGAGACTCTTCGGCCGCCCCGCGGGCGTCACCTCCCTGTCGTCGACGCCGCGGGCGCGACTGTGGAGTTCCCTGCCGCGGGCCCCGAACGTCGACGCTATCTCCTCTGGGTCCGCCGCCGCGAGGTCACCGGCCGTCTCGACGCCCATCTCGTCGAGTGCGCGGGCCGTCACCGGGCCGACGCCGTGTACCTCCTCGACGGACAGGGGGTCGAGAAACGAGCGGACGTCGCCGGGTTCGACGACGACGAGTCCGTCGGGTTTGTCGTGGTCGCTCGCCACCTTCGCGGCGGACATGTTCGGCGCGACGCCGACGCTCGCGGTGACGCCCACCTCTCGCCCGATTCGCTGTTTCACGTGTCGGGCAAAGCCCTCCGCCAGCGTCCGGTCGCCGTCGGGCGTCGTCTGCCACGACGTTCTGTCGGTCACGTCGAGGTACGCCTCGTCGACGCTCACCTCCCGAACCACGTCCGCGCAGTCGTGGAGAATCTCCTTTACCTCCGCCGCGACGGACTCGTAGTAGTCGATGTCGACGGGGCGGTAGTAGCCCGCTTCCGCCGGGTTCGACGCCGCCTCGACGCGCGGCAGTCGGTCGAGAGCCTGAGAGATGGGTTGGGCGCTCTCGACGCCGTACTCGCGGGCCTCGTAACTCGCCGTCGCCACCGCGCCGAACGTCTCGCCGGACTCGTACCCCATCCCGACGACGAGGGGTTCCCCGCGGAGTTCGGGTTCCCGGAGGCGTTCGCAGGCGGCGTAGAAACAGTCCATATCCACGTGGAGGACGACGCGCGGGTCCTCGCGCGCGCGGCCGTCGTCCACACCGGGAAGCGTCTCGCCCGCCATTATCTGCCGGTCCGTCCCGGAGGGTACTGAGCGTTCCCAAAGCGGAGTGAAAGTGGTCGCTCGGAACTCGGCTGCGTCGTCGCGGGCGAACGCGGGGTCTGCGTCGGGGTCAAGCGAGACGGCGCGGACGTCGGCCCGTCATTTCAGACGTTCTTGCAGGAACGACGGATGGGCGGCGGTGACGCCATCTATATCGAGTATCGACTCCGAAATCACGTCGCCGAGGGCGTCGCCGTCCGCCGCGCGGACTTCGGCCATCAGCATGTGGTCGCCAGACGAGGTGTAGAGAGCGTCTACGGACTCTAACTCCTTCAGTTCGCGCGTCGCTTCGACGTAACTGTCCGAGGAGACGTCGATGCCGACGATGGCGATAGACTGCCCGGAGAGTTTCTTCGGGTCCACGTCGGCGGAGTAGCCGACGATGACGCCCTCGTCTTCGAGTTGCTGGATGTACTTTCGCACCGTCGGTTTCGAGACGTCCGCCCTGTCGGCTATCTCGGCGTACGACGCCTGGGCGTCGTCCTCCAAGACGGAGAGAATTCGCCCCTGCGTAGATGTGGCTTCCATGCCATCGAATTTCGCGCCACGTAAAAAATATCTTGCGAATGCGAAAGCGGTTCTGCATCCGACGGAAAACGGTTCTCCGAGGGCGGCGACGCCCCGAACCGCGCCGTTACTTGTGCTTGTCGAGGAACATGTCGTGGGAACGTTCCCACTCGTAGTCCTCGTCGAAGTAGCGCTCTGCGAGCGGTTCTTCGGGCATCTCGCCGATGCGACGTTTCTCCTGTTGGTAGGAGGGTCGGTCTTCGTCGACGTAGTACCGACCGGTGAGGACGGTACCCTCGTTGAGCGCGTTCTCCGTCTCGTACATCATCTCGGAGGCGGACTGCCGGTCGTTGACGTCGATGTCGTAGTCCTCGGACTCGTTGATGTCGATGTACGGGACGTACTGCTTTGCGTCCTTGTTCCACGTCGGACACTGCGTCAGGAAGTCGATGTGGCTGAAGCCGTCGTGTTCGATAGCTTCGACGATGATGTCCTTGGCCTGGTTCGGGTTGACCGCGGCGGTGCGGGCGATGTAGGACGAACCCGCGTTCAGGGACATAGAGAGCGGTCGGATGGGGTCCTTCGCCGAGCCGTGAGGCTGGGTTTTGGACTTGTGACCCTTCGGCGACGTGGGGGACGTCTGCCCCTTCGTCAGGCCGAAAATCTCGTTGTTGAACACGATGTGGGTCATGTCGTGGTTCTCACGAGCGGTGTGCATGAAGTGGTTCCCACCGATGCCGTAGTTGTCGCCGTCCCCGCCCGCGGCGACGACGGTCAGACCGTCGTTTGCCAGTTTGGCGGCGCGGGCGATGGGGAGTTCGCGTCCGTGGATGGTGTGGAACCCGTAGCTCTCGAAGTAGCTGTTCAACTTACCCGAGCAGCCGATGCCCGTCGCGACGAGCATCTCCTCGGGCGAGAGGCCGAGTTCCGCCGCGGCACCCTTCAGGGCCTTCAGGACCCCGAAGTCGCCGCAGCCCGGACACCACGTGGGTTGCGGTTCCACGCCGGGCGTGTACTCGTTTCGGTCTCTCTCGGTTTCCTCTCCGATGGCGCTGAATGCACTCATTGTTTAGTCACTCGCTGCGGGGACGAACTTGGTTTCGTGGCCGGAGAGCTCTCCGCCCTCGACGATACTCGTGACGAACCCGCCGACGATGTCTTCGGGTTCGAAGGGGTTGCCGTTGTACTTCAGGAGACTCGACATCTTCTCGCCGAAGCGTCCGGTCTCCTTTTGCGTCAGACCGCGGAACTGCGCCGAGGCGTTCATCTCGACGACGAGACACTCGTCGACGCTCTCTAAGAACTCGCTGACCTGATCGACCGGATACGGAGCCATCTCGGAGACGCCGAGCGCCTTCACCGAGTGACCTCGTTCGTTGAGTCGGTCGACGGCCTCCTCGACGGTTCCCTGCTGGGAGCCGAACGTCATGATACCGTACTCGGCCTCGTCGGGGCCGTAGTAGGTGTTCGCGCTCCACTCGTCGTCGTCGAGTTCGGCGCGGATGTGGTCGAGTTTCTCCATCCGGCGACCCATCTGGTAGACGCGGTTGTCCGGGTCCTCGGAGATGTGTCCGGCGGGCATGTGCTCGTTGCCCGTCGCGAGGTATCGACCGCCCTTCTGTCCGGGGATGGAACGGGGGCTGACCCCGCTTTCGCCCTCGTGTTGGAACCGGTTGTACTTGCCCGAGGGGTCGTGGGGAGCGTCCGCGAGTTCCGCTTCCGTCAGGACCGACCCGAGGTCCGGGTTCGGCTCCTCGTCGAAGACGCTGGCGGAGACGTTCCGCAGTTCGCCGCCGTTCTTCTGGTCGTAGAGGACGATGGACGGAATCTGGTACTCGTAGGCGATTTGGAACGCGCGCCGCGTCTGTCGGTACGCCTCTTCTGCGTCTGCGGGCGCGAAGACGACGCGGTGGGAGTCGCCCTGCGACGTGTACAGGACGTGTTCGAGGTCGCCCTGTTCGGGCTTCGTCGGCATCCCCGTCGAGGGACCGGCCCGCATCGCCTCTACGAGGACGACCGGCGTCTCGGTCATCTCAGCGAGGCCGAGCGGTTCCGACATCAGCGCGAACCCGCCGCCGGACGACCCGGACATCGCCTTGACGCCCGCGTGGGACGCGCCGATGGCGAGTGCCGCCGCGGCGATCTCGTCTTCGACCTGTTCGGAGATGCCGCCGACCTCGGGGAGGTTCTGCGACATGATCGTGAACACTTCGGTCCACGGTGTCATCGGGTAGCCCGCGATGAAGCGACACCCTTCGTCGAGTGCGCCGTACGCGATGGCGTCGGAACCCGAAAGCAGGACCTGCTCTTCGTCGTGTTCGCCGTCCGGAACCGAGATGTCCGGCGCGTCGACGTCGTACTCCTCTTGAACGAGTTCGTACGCGTCGTCGAAGACGGTCATGTTCGGTTCGAGAATCTTGTCGGGCATCGCGTCCGCCATCAGGTCCTTGATGACGTGCGGTTCGATGTCCGCGATAGCGCACGTGACCGCGACACCGGCCGTGTTACGCATGACCTCGCGCCCGTGTTCGCGCGCGATGGTCCGCAGGTCGATGTCGTAGACGTGCCAGTCGTTCTCCTCGACTCGTTCGTCGAAGTCCTCTATCTCCGAGGTGTCGAGGAGTCCGGAGTCGTAGATGATGACGCCGCCCTCTCGGAGTTCGTCGAGGTTCTCCGAGAGCGGTTTGACCTCCTCGTTGCCGTAGTAGGCGTTCTCCTGGGGGTTCCGAGCGAACGAGTCGCCCAGAGCGAGGAGGAAGTTGTAGCCGTCGCCGCGCGACCGGACGGGTTCGTCCGATACCCGTACCTCGGTGTACGTGTGGCCACCGCGGATGCGCGACGGGTAGTGGCGGTGCGTGAATACGTGGAGCCCCGACCGCATCAGGGCTTTCGCGAAGTTCTGGCTGGTCGAGGCGATGCCGTCCCCAGAACCGCCTGCGATGCGCCAGATGAGTTCGTGGTCAGTCATATGTTGAGCTCACGGCCCGCGAGGGCCACTACCGAAAGTTTTCGCTACGAGGCGATTAAAGCCTTTGCTATGGATTGACAAGGAAAGATAATGAAAGACCTAATATGTCTACGTGAGACGCCCAGTTTGCCTCGAAAAGTAGACGTTCGTCTTCCCTCGTGTTACGAGTCCGAATTCGCTACTCGAAACCGAGTAACTATCTCGTGACGTTCGGGTCCGTTACTCGTCTCGCGGACTACTCGGGTGATAGTCGGTGTCGTATTCGCCGGGTCGGGCGTCCGTCCGGTCGGGGTTGATGCGCCCCGAGAGGAGCATGAAGTCGACGATTGTGAGGTTCAGCATCGCCTCTACGACCGGGACGGCCCGCGGCGGCAAGACCGGGTCGTGACGGCCGACGACTTGGATCTCTTTCTCCTCGCCCGTCTCCCAGTCGACCGTCGTCTGCTCTTTCGGGATGGACGTGGGGGCGTGGAACGACACCTCGCCGTAGACGGGTTGTCCGGTCGTGATTCCGCCCTGGAGGCCACCGTGTTTGTTGCCGACCGGCGTCGGGTCGCTCTCCTCGTCGAACTCCCAGTCTTCGTTTCTGTCCTTGCCGGTCCACTCGCGGGCCTCGCGGCCGAGTCCGTACTCGACGCCCGTCGTCGCCGGGACCGCGAACATCGCCTGTCCGAGGCGCGCGGGGAACGAGTCGAACCGCGGCGACCCGAGTCCGCGAGGGACGCCTCGGGCCTCGAAGTAGACGGACCCGCCGATGGAGTCGCCCGCCTTCTGGTACTCCTCTATCTTCTCTAACATCCGGTCTGCGGTCTCCGGGTGCGCGCAGCGAACGTCGTTTTCCTCGGCGTGTTCGAGCATCTCCTCGAACGTGACCGGCGGCGCTTCGATGTCGCCTATCTGGTTGACGTGCGCTTTGACCTCGATATCGTGTTCGGCGAGAATCTTCTGCGCTATCGCGCCCGCGGCGACCCAGTTCACCGTCTCGCGGGCGGAGGACCGACCGCCGCCGCCCCAGTTTCGCGTCCCGAACTTCGCGGAGTAGGTGAAGTCGCCGTGACTCGGGCGCGGCGCGGTGACGTACGGTTCGTACTTGCCGGACCGCGCGTCCTTGTTCTCGATGACCATCCCGATTGGCGTCCCCGTCGTGTACCCGTCCTGCGTCCCCGAGTTGATGACGACGGCGTCGGGTTCCCCCCGCGAGGTGGTTATCATCGACTGGCCGGGTTTGCGCCGGTCCAGTTCCGCCTGTACGTCGTCCTCGTCGAGTTCCAGACCGGCCGGACAGCCCGAGACGGTCACTCCCATGGCGTCGCCGTGACTCTCGCCGTAGGTGGTGACCTGGAAGAGTCGGCCGAATCGATTGCCGTTCATTACCTCGTCGGTCGGTGACCCGGGCATTTAGGTTTTGCAGAAAGGCGCAATCCTGGGGCGACCGGCGGCGGAGTTCTTTGCCCCGGGGAGCGTACCGAGAGGTATGGACGACGAAAACGACGCACAAGGGCTTCGGAGCGGCCTCGAAGACGCGTTCTGGGCGCGGCACGCGAACCCGCTGAGTTCCGGTACGCGCATCCTCGCGTTTCCGTTCGCGATGTGGGCGCTCTACCGCCGGGACCGGAGGCTACTCGCGGCGGCAGTCGCCTTCATCGCGGTCAACCCGGTGCTGTTTCCGCGTCCCGCGCGGACCGACTCGTACCTGAGTCGCATCGTCCTCGCCGAACGCGAGTGGATAGCCGAGGGACGCGGGACGATGGGAGTCGACTACCCGAACGTCCTCAACCTCCTCAACGTTCCCGTGACGCTGTACGCCCTCGCCTCGGCGGTCCGACGCGACCCGGTCGGAACCGCGGTCGGAACGCTCTGCGTGATGGTCCTGAAACTCTGGTGGACCGACGCGATTCTCCGCGAGACGGGCGTCACCGGCGAGGGACCGGCGGACGGGGCCTCCGACGCCGACGGCGGCGTCTCACTCTCGCCGTAGTTCGACGCCGAGAGACTCGATCGCGTCGAAAAAGTCCGGAAACGACACGTCGACGTGTTCCGCGCCCGCTATCGTCGTCTCGCCGTCGGCGACGAGGCCCGCGACGGCGAGAGACATCACGACGCGGTGGTCGGCCCGGCCGTCCACGCGCGCGCCGACGAGGTCGGTCTCGTCGCCGTGAATCGTGAGACGGTCCTCTCTTTCGGTCACCGACGCGCCCATCTTCCCGAGTTCCTCGGCCATCGCGCTGACTCGATCCGTCTCTTTGTATCGGACGTGTTCGCAGTTCTCGATGACGGTGTCGCCCGCGGCGACCGCTCCGAGCGTCGCGATGGTCGGAAGCAGGTCCGGCGTGTCGCCCACGTCTACGGTCGTCCCGGTCAGGTCGGCCCGCGGAACCGTAATCTCGCCCGCCTCGCGGTCCCACGCCACGTCAGCGCCCATCGAGTCGAGAACGTCGAGGATGGCGCTGTCGCCCTGTGCGCTCGGACGCGCGCCTTCGACGACGACGGACGCGCCGTCTTCGGCGGCGACCGCGCCGGCGGCGAGCAGGTACGACATCGAAGAGAAGTCGCCCGGAACGGCGTACTCGCCGCCCTCGGGGGCGTACGACTGGCCGCCGGAGACGGCGAACCCCTCGTCGGTTCGCTCGACTTCGACGCCGAAGTCCTCCAGCACCTCGACGGTGATGTCGACGTACGGCGCGGACTTCAGTTCGGTCTCCAGTTCGACTTCGATACCCTCGTCGGTGACCGCACCGGCCATCAAGAGCGCGGTGATGTACTGCGAGGAGACGTCGCCGGGAATCGAGACGCGTCCGCCCGGCGTCGAACCGCCGACGACGAGGGGTGCCTGCCCGTTTCCGCGCGTGGACTCGCCCCGTCCGCCGAGTTCCTCGACGGCCGAGAGGAGGGGCCCCTGCGGGCGCGAACGGAGCGAGTCGTCGCCCGTCAGGACGACCAGTCCGTCCGCGAGTGCGCCGCAGGCGGTGACGAGACGCATCGTCGTCCCCGAGTTCTCGCAGTTCACCACGTCGTCGGGGACGCCGGGGCGGCCCCCGAACCCCTCCACGACGAGGCGAGCGTTCCCGTCCTCGGCGCGTTCGACCGACCCGCCGAAGGCGTCCACGGCGCGCATCGTCGCCTTCGTGTCCGCGCTGACGAGTGGGTCGGTGACGGTGGCTTCGTCTCCGTACCCGGCGGCGAGGATGGCCCGGTGCGTGTAACTCTTCGAGGGCGGCGCTCGCGTCCGTCCGCGGACCCGAGAGGTCGAGATGGTGACGTCCATGCGCAGGGATGGCGCGGGACGGGGCATGAGGGTACCGAAAGGGGCTACGTTTCGACGTTTCCGAAGGTTCGGTTTCACTCCGCGACGGGGGACCGAGCGTACGGACTCGGGATATTTGCCGGTCGGCTTCTCCGTCGTTTTACCGTAACGCCACTGCTCAACGGAAGCGACGGTACAGCGCCGATGGAACTCCGAGACCGATTTCGGCGAGAACCATCAAACTAATCGTGAGTGTCGTGGCGAGTGCGTAATCCAGCGGGATTACACCCGACCAGAAGAGACCGAACACTGTCACTAGAACGAGCATAAACCGAAGAATTGTATTTCTTACCGAGCGAATCCTTTGCATTCCATTACTATCGTGCTCCGAATCTAATTGATTCATCGTATATTGGTGTTGTATTTTACATATATAAATATACCGCCATTTTGAGATTCTACGACGCCACGATGGTTCGTCCCGGGTTCCGCGATGCGTGAGGATTTAACGGACGAGAGCCAATCGCGTGCCATGGAACCGGACCTCTCGCTTCTCGACGAGTACCTCGCGGACCACGGACACGACGGCTACCTCGTCGACGCCGCGAGCACGGATTCGACGCAGCGGTACATCTCGGGGTTCGACGCGCCCGACCCGTTCGTCACGCTCTACACGCCCGACCGAACCGCCCTCCTCGTCTCCTCGCTCGAGTACGGCCGCGCGAAAACGGAGTCGCGAGCCGAGAGGGTCGTTCGCCTCGCGGACTACGACTACCGCGAACTCGTGGCCGACCACGGCGCGACGGAGGCTACCGCCCGCGTCGTCGCCGCCTTTCTCGAC
This region includes:
- the tpiA gene encoding triose-phosphate isomerase, whose translation is MFILVNLKAYPCDPVEVATAAREVSEESGVRIAVSPQAADIARVAETGVETWAQHVDPNDYGSHTGSTLSEAVAEAGAEGTLVNHSEKRLKLADIDGSVRAAERAGLETCVCANNPAQIGAAAALGPDAVAVEPPELIGGDVSVSSADPDIVEDAVAAAGHVDEDVEVFCGAGISSGDDVDAAGDLGATGILLASGVAKADDPRAALEDLVEPL
- a CDS encoding HalOD1 output domain-containing protein → MSTVDSSSTSAADGETSVSFAVVEAVSAAVETPPLELPPLARAIDPDALNALFTDSRPGSQVEFRYAGCVVTVRSDRTVTVSADD
- a CDS encoding ATP-binding protein, whose amino-acid sequence is MTEDTETITVADISEGPGGKGDAEPGTEVDLPVVDILTGRGFVTGKSGSGKSNTASVMIEKLLSNNFPVLIVDTDGEYYGLKEQFELLHAGADDECDIQVSAEHAEKIAALALEQNVPIILDVSGYLDESDGKELVTEVAKNLFAKEKKLKKPFLMLVEECHEYIPEGGGMDEAGKMLIKIGKRGRKHGLGIVGISQRPADVKKDFITQCDWLVWHRLTWQNDTKVVGRILGSEYADAIEEMGNGEGFLVTDWSETIRRVQFRKKRTFDAGATPGLDDFERPDLKSVDGDLVSELEHISDEKARRESRLADLEKEIEKKEARIRELERELEEARDLSNMADQFAQAMFQKAEAPYRGGEGRNLNRPTDHQAALGEYEGSDDSTEATDAESVDEEPDASDAEAVEDDVVASAAAGAYPGLDATAGGDSETEFGGDEPRSSARQTASGDVDPERAHENLAGLTGRQDVIDRLRSVVRSMHPVSRRMLAFYREADACDPVDAHVAAGQVGNKHLAYGRNGPLRRAGFVEHVGRGRYAYALPDLVREEFADRLDDEELRDVVTAVERSFVAAAEDGEESDAADAEADD
- the dinB gene encoding DNA polymerase IV, whose product is MAGETLPGVDDGRAREDPRVVLHVDMDCFYAACERLREPELRGEPLVVGMGYESGETFGAVATASYEAREYGVESAQPISQALDRLPRVEAASNPAEAGYYRPVDIDYYESVAAEVKEILHDCADVVREVSVDEAYLDVTDRTSWQTTPDGDRTLAEGFARHVKQRIGREVGVTASVGVAPNMSAAKVASDHDKPDGLVVVEPGDVRSFLDPLSVEEVHGVGPVTARALDEMGVETAGDLAAADPEEIASTFGARGRELHSRARGVDDREVTPAGRPKSLSRESAFAEATADDEKKREVVSALAADVAERARNRGAMYRTIGIKVIVPPYDVNTRERSLSGPVDEPALVEDVAFDLLSEFEDDAARKVGVRVSNLSFTDADQSSLDGWESAAAESASDGERSTGTEKDRTEFDDSAESPPTLTDFDAEADGDANADGGEDADGAAEADSRDGQASLGRFE
- the lrpA1 gene encoding HTH-type transcriptional regulator LrpA1, coding for MEATSTQGRILSVLEDDAQASYAEIADRADVSKPTVRKYIQQLEDEGVIVGYSADVDPKKLSGQSIAIVGIDVSSDSYVEATRELKELESVDALYTSSGDHMLMAEVRAADGDALGDVISESILDIDGVTAAHPSFLQERLK
- a CDS encoding thiamine pyrophosphate-dependent enzyme; the protein is MSAFSAIGEETERDRNEYTPGVEPQPTWCPGCGDFGVLKALKGAAAELGLSPEEMLVATGIGCSGKLNSYFESYGFHTIHGRELPIARAAKLANDGLTVVAAGGDGDNYGIGGNHFMHTARENHDMTHIVFNNEIFGLTKGQTSPTSPKGHKSKTQPHGSAKDPIRPLSMSLNAGSSYIARTAAVNPNQAKDIIVEAIEHDGFSHIDFLTQCPTWNKDAKQYVPYIDINESEDYDIDVNDRQSASEMMYETENALNEGTVLTGRYYVDEDRPSYQQEKRRIGEMPEEPLAERYFDEDYEWERSHDMFLDKHK
- a CDS encoding 2-oxoacid:acceptor oxidoreductase subunit alpha, giving the protein MTDHELIWRIAGGSGDGIASTSQNFAKALMRSGLHVFTHRHYPSRIRGGHTYTEVRVSDEPVRSRGDGYNFLLALGDSFARNPQENAYYGNEEVKPLSENLDELREGGVIIYDSGLLDTSEIEDFDERVEENDWHVYDIDLRTIAREHGREVMRNTAGVAVTCAIADIEPHVIKDLMADAMPDKILEPNMTVFDDAYELVQEEYDVDAPDISVPDGEHDEEQVLLSGSDAIAYGALDEGCRFIAGYPMTPWTEVFTIMSQNLPEVGGISEQVEDEIAAAALAIGASHAGVKAMSGSSGGGFALMSEPLGLAEMTETPVVLVEAMRAGPSTGMPTKPEQGDLEHVLYTSQGDSHRVVFAPADAEEAYRQTRRAFQIAYEYQIPSIVLYDQKNGGELRNVSASVFDEEPNPDLGSVLTEAELADAPHDPSGKYNRFQHEGESGVSPRSIPGQKGGRYLATGNEHMPAGHISEDPDNRVYQMGRRMEKLDHIRAELDDDEWSANTYYGPDEAEYGIMTFGSQQGTVEEAVDRLNERGHSVKALGVSEMAPYPVDQVSEFLESVDECLVVEMNASAQFRGLTQKETGRFGEKMSSLLKYNGNPFEPEDIVGGFVTSIVEGGELSGHETKFVPAASD
- the aroC gene encoding chorismate synthase yields the protein MNGNRFGRLFQVTTYGESHGDAMGVTVSGCPAGLELDEDDVQAELDRRKPGQSMITTSRGEPDAVVINSGTQDGYTTGTPIGMVIENKDARSGKYEPYVTAPRPSHGDFTYSAKFGTRNWGGGGRSSARETVNWVAAGAIAQKILAEHDIEVKAHVNQIGDIEAPPVTFEEMLEHAEENDVRCAHPETADRMLEKIEEYQKAGDSIGGSVYFEARGVPRGLGSPRFDSFPARLGQAMFAVPATTGVEYGLGREAREWTGKDRNEDWEFDEESDPTPVGNKHGGLQGGITTGQPVYGEVSFHAPTSIPKEQTTVDWETGEEKEIQVVGRHDPVLPPRAVPVVEAMLNLTIVDFMLLSGRINPDRTDARPGEYDTDYHPSSPRDE
- a CDS encoding DUF6653 family protein; translation: MDDENDAQGLRSGLEDAFWARHANPLSSGTRILAFPFAMWALYRRDRRLLAAAVAFIAVNPVLFPRPARTDSYLSRIVLAEREWIAEGRGTMGVDYPNVLNLLNVPVTLYALASAVRRDPVGTAVGTLCVMVLKLWWTDAILRETGVTGEGPADGASDADGGVSLSP
- the aroA gene encoding 3-phosphoshikimate 1-carboxyvinyltransferase; the protein is MDVTISTSRVRGRTRAPPSKSYTHRAILAAGYGDEATVTDPLVSADTKATMRAVDAFGGSVERAEDGNARLVVEGFGGRPGVPDDVVNCENSGTTMRLVTACGALADGLVVLTGDDSLRSRPQGPLLSAVEELGGRGESTRGNGQAPLVVGGSTPGGRVSIPGDVSSQYITALLMAGAVTDEGIEVELETELKSAPYVDITVEVLEDFGVEVERTDEGFAVSGGQSYAPEGGEYAVPGDFSSMSYLLAAGAVAAEDGASVVVEGARPSAQGDSAILDVLDSMGADVAWDREAGEITVPRADLTGTTVDVGDTPDLLPTIATLGAVAAGDTVIENCEHVRYKETDRVSAMAEELGKMGASVTEREDRLTIHGDETDLVGARVDGRADHRVVMSLAVAGLVADGETTIAGAEHVDVSFPDFFDAIESLGVELRRE